A window of Elusimicrobiota bacterium contains these coding sequences:
- a CDS encoding N-acetyl-gamma-glutamyl-phosphate reductase — protein sequence MISAAVVGATGYTGGELLRILLQHPDVRVVRVTSESKPGRPLAEVHPFLRGRLNLTLEKFNARSIAKSVDVAFFALPHGVGSKNIADFVKEGKRVVDLSADFRIKKLSVYESTYQVKHASPALLAKAVYGLPELFRGQIPGAPVIANPGCYATTTILALAPLLKNKLVRSGSIVVDAKSGVSGAGKKLDPMYLYCEATENFQAYAVVKHRHVPEIEQALGDHAGAAPTLTFVPHLVPMTRGIHVTAYADLKKKTTPARLRAVYEAAYAGERFIRVLPEGQWPQTKDVAGTNYVDIAVAVDERHGRAVVLAVLDNLVKGAAGQAVQNMNLLFGLDETAGLQ from the coding sequence ATGATCTCGGCGGCGGTGGTGGGCGCGACGGGCTACACGGGCGGGGAACTCCTTCGAATTTTGCTCCAACACCCCGATGTCCGCGTCGTCCGGGTCACGTCCGAATCCAAACCCGGCCGCCCCCTGGCCGAGGTCCACCCCTTTCTCCGCGGCCGGTTGAATCTGACCCTCGAAAAATTCAACGCCCGATCCATCGCCAAAAGCGTCGACGTGGCGTTTTTCGCCCTGCCCCACGGCGTGGGCTCCAAAAACATCGCCGACTTCGTGAAGGAAGGCAAACGGGTCGTTGATCTGTCCGCGGATTTCCGAATAAAAAAATTGTCGGTTTACGAATCCACCTACCAGGTGAAACACGCCTCGCCGGCGCTCCTGGCCAAAGCGGTCTACGGCCTGCCAGAATTGTTCCGGGGTCAAATTCCCGGGGCCCCGGTGATCGCCAACCCCGGGTGCTACGCCACGACGACCATTCTGGCCTTGGCGCCCCTCCTGAAAAACAAACTGGTTCGCTCCGGATCCATTGTGGTCGACGCCAAGTCCGGCGTGTCGGGCGCGGGGAAGAAACTGGACCCCATGTATCTCTATTGCGAAGCCACGGAAAATTTCCAGGCGTACGCCGTGGTCAAGCACCGCCACGTGCCGGAAATCGAGCAGGCCTTGGGCGACCACGCGGGGGCCGCGCCCACCCTCACCTTTGTGCCGCACCTGGTGCCCATGACCCGGGGAATCCACGTGACGGCCTACGCCGATTTAAAAAAGAAGACGACGCCCGCGCGCTTGCGCGCGGTGTACGAAGCGGCCTACGCGGGGGAGCGGTTCATCCGCGTTCTCCCCGAGGGACAATGGCCGCAGACCAAGGACGTGGCGGGGACCAATTACGTCGACATTGCGGTCGCCGTGGACGAACGCCACGGGCGCGCGGTGGTGCTCGCCGTGCTGGACAACCTGGTCAAGGGCGCGGCGGGTCAAGCCGTGCAGAACATGAACCTGCTCTTCGGTTTGGATGAGACCGCGGGGCTCCAATAA
- a CDS encoding zinc-ribbon domain containing protein, with protein sequence MSNAGDKRLLCAECGGDFVFEAGEQAFFAERGLTPPRRCPDCRKKNRGRRRFGRGRGR encoded by the coding sequence ATGTCCAACGCGGGCGACAAGCGTCTGTTGTGCGCCGAGTGCGGCGGGGATTTCGTTTTCGAAGCCGGCGAGCAGGCTTTTTTCGCCGAGCGGGGATTGACCCCGCCCAGGCGGTGCCCCGACTGCCGTAAGAAAAACCGCGGCCGCCGCCGCTTCGGACGGGGCCGGGGCCGTTGA
- the argJ gene encoding bifunctional glutamate N-acetyltransferase/amino-acid acetyltransferase ArgJ: MSALPLANADLPPGFALHGLRAGISKKAGKKDLALFLSERPARAAGVFTTNLVKAAPVRYCQKKLAASRTARAVVINSGCANACTGRAGAADTAWTADLLGRGLGVKPSDILVASTGVIGRSLPRPALGRGLRELIARVRKNNGGQAADAVRAIMTTDTRPKAARATFKIGGQTRVVWGCAKGAGMIHPNMATMLSVVLTDAGVPAPALQRALTAAARGTFNCVSVDGDTSTNDSLFLLDNGAPRPYSPKELSAFQSALEEVCLSLSSQIAADGEGATRVAWIFVQGARTEKAAHQLAATVATSALFKTALHGADPNWGRVLAALGRAGVPFDPDRVDVRIGDTLVCRAGGRAPHSEKAVHKALKKDRVTVTVDLHQGKAWSHYVTCDYSKDYISINADYTT, from the coding sequence TTGAGCGCCCTCCCCCTCGCCAACGCCGACCTTCCGCCGGGGTTCGCCCTCCACGGCCTCCGGGCCGGCATCTCCAAAAAAGCCGGTAAAAAAGACTTGGCGCTGTTCCTCTCGGAACGGCCGGCCCGGGCCGCGGGCGTTTTCACGACGAACCTCGTGAAAGCCGCCCCCGTCCGGTATTGCCAAAAGAAATTGGCGGCTTCCCGAACGGCCCGGGCCGTGGTCATCAACTCCGGCTGCGCCAACGCCTGCACCGGCCGCGCCGGCGCCGCGGACACCGCCTGGACCGCCGACCTCCTGGGCCGGGGATTGGGCGTCAAACCCTCGGATATTTTGGTCGCTTCCACGGGCGTCATCGGCCGTTCGTTGCCGCGCCCGGCCCTGGGCCGGGGTCTTCGGGAATTGATCGCCCGGGTCCGGAAAAACAACGGCGGCCAAGCGGCCGACGCCGTCCGGGCCATCATGACGACCGACACCCGCCCCAAGGCCGCCCGCGCCACCTTTAAAATCGGCGGTCAAACCCGCGTGGTCTGGGGATGCGCCAAGGGCGCCGGGATGATCCACCCCAACATGGCCACCATGCTTTCGGTGGTGTTGACCGACGCGGGGGTTCCCGCCCCCGCTCTCCAGCGCGCCCTGACCGCCGCCGCCCGCGGCACCTTCAATTGCGTGAGCGTGGACGGGGACACCTCCACCAACGACAGTCTTTTCCTGTTGGACAACGGGGCGCCGCGGCCCTATTCCCCGAAAGAGTTGTCCGCTTTCCAGTCGGCGCTGGAGGAAGTGTGCCTGTCCTTGTCCAGCCAGATCGCCGCCGACGGGGAAGGGGCGACGCGGGTGGCCTGGATCTTCGTTCAAGGCGCCCGCACCGAAAAGGCGGCCCATCAATTGGCCGCCACCGTGGCCACGTCGGCCCTGTTTAAAACCGCGCTTCACGGCGCCGACCCCAACTGGGGCCGCGTGTTGGCCGCCCTGGGCCGGGCCGGCGTGCCCTTCGACCCGGACCGGGTGGACGTGCGCATCGGCGACACCCTGGTTTGCCGCGCCGGCGGCCGGGCGCCCCATTCGGAAAAAGCGGTCCACAAGGCTTTGAAAAAAGACCGGGTCACGGTGACCGTCGACCTTCACCAGGGAAAAGCCTGGAGCCACTACGTCACCTGCGACTATTCAAAAGACTACATTTCGATCAACGCCGATTACACCACCTGA
- a CDS encoding threonylcarbamoyl-AMP synthase: MKTRTFRLQKGALAPARTAETVDILRSGGLAVFPTDTVYGLAASVFRPTAIKRIYALKGRSYKKPLPFLVASLEQALALVESPDARLRKVLKKYWPGPLTVVFNSSPLGRWTTGGKDTLALRVPDHPVARALLRAMNSPLAVTSANRSGRPEATTGRQAAAVFGGRVDVLVDGGPCPGGVPSTVLDVSSVAWTLRREGAVPKADLLRYMA, from the coding sequence GTGAAGACCCGGACCTTTCGCCTTCAAAAAGGGGCGCTGGCCCCCGCCCGGACCGCCGAAACCGTCGACATCCTTCGATCCGGCGGGTTGGCGGTGTTCCCGACGGACACGGTGTACGGGCTGGCCGCCAGCGTTTTCCGCCCGACGGCGATCAAAAGGATTTACGCCCTGAAGGGGCGTTCCTACAAAAAGCCCCTGCCTTTCCTGGTGGCCAGCCTCGAGCAGGCCCTGGCCCTGGTGGAGTCGCCGGACGCACGGCTTCGAAAGGTGTTGAAAAAATATTGGCCCGGGCCTTTGACCGTGGTGTTCAACAGCTCCCCCCTGGGCCGATGGACGACGGGGGGCAAAGACACCCTGGCCCTGCGCGTTCCCGACCATCCGGTGGCCCGGGCCCTGCTTCGGGCCATGAATTCGCCTCTGGCGGTCACGAGCGCCAACCGCTCCGGCCGCCCCGAGGCCACGACCGGCCGCCAGGCGGCGGCCGTCTTTGGGGGCCGGGTGGACGTGCTGGTGGACGGCGGCCCCTGCCCCGGCGGCGTTCCCTCGACGGTTCTGGACGTGTCCAGCGTGGCCTGGACCCTGCGACGGGAAGGCGCGGTGCCCAAAGCGGATTTGCTTCGATACATGGCATAA
- a CDS encoding serine hydroxymethyltransferase: MSELKKSDPKIYEIVQAETRRQEEGLEMIASENYVSEAVLEAQGSVLTNKYAEGYPGKRYYGGCEEVDKVETLAIERVKALFGAEHANVQPHSGSQANMAVYMAALQPGDTIMGLELSHGGHLTHGHPLNFSGKYFKIVSYGVHPDTERVDYDKLESLAREHKPKMIVSGASNYSRVWDWERLRAIADSVGALHFADIAHYAGLIAAGEYPSPVAHADFVTTTTHKTLRGPRGGVVMCKERFAKDVDRVVFPGVQGGPLMHVIAAKAVAFGEALKPAFKKYQAQVRVNAQALAAALVKHGFRIVAGGTDSHVMSVDLRPKSVTGKDAEVVLGKAGITVNKNTIPFDPEKPFITSGVRLGTPALTTRGMKAKEMEKIAGWINAAIEGRSDDKALAKIRREVETLCKKFPLYRHRLKRG, translated from the coding sequence ATGAGCGAGCTGAAGAAGTCGGACCCCAAAATTTACGAAATCGTCCAGGCCGAAACCCGGCGCCAGGAAGAGGGATTGGAAATGATCGCCTCGGAAAACTACGTCTCCGAAGCGGTCCTGGAAGCCCAGGGATCGGTGTTGACCAACAAATACGCCGAGGGCTATCCCGGGAAGCGCTACTACGGCGGCTGCGAGGAAGTGGATAAAGTGGAAACCCTGGCCATCGAACGGGTCAAGGCGCTCTTCGGCGCGGAGCACGCCAACGTGCAGCCCCACTCCGGGTCCCAGGCCAACATGGCCGTCTACATGGCGGCCCTCCAACCCGGGGACACGATCATGGGCTTGGAACTGTCCCACGGCGGACACCTGACCCACGGCCACCCGCTCAACTTTTCCGGCAAGTATTTCAAGATCGTTTCCTACGGGGTCCACCCCGACACCGAACGGGTGGATTACGACAAGCTGGAGTCCCTGGCCCGGGAACACAAACCCAAGATGATCGTCTCGGGCGCGTCCAATTATTCCCGGGTGTGGGACTGGGAGCGCCTGCGGGCCATCGCGGATTCCGTCGGGGCCCTCCACTTCGCCGACATCGCCCATTACGCCGGGTTGATCGCGGCCGGAGAGTATCCCTCGCCCGTGGCCCACGCCGATTTCGTCACCACGACCACTCACAAAACCCTTCGGGGCCCCCGGGGGGGCGTCGTGATGTGCAAGGAACGTTTCGCCAAGGACGTCGACCGGGTCGTGTTCCCCGGGGTCCAAGGCGGCCCCTTGATGCACGTGATCGCCGCCAAAGCCGTGGCTTTCGGCGAAGCGCTTAAACCGGCGTTCAAAAAGTACCAGGCCCAGGTGCGCGTCAACGCCCAAGCGTTGGCCGCCGCCCTGGTCAAGCACGGTTTTCGAATCGTGGCGGGGGGGACCGACAGCCACGTCATGTCCGTCGATCTGCGCCCCAAATCCGTCACCGGGAAAGACGCCGAGGTCGTGCTGGGGAAAGCCGGCATCACCGTCAATAAAAACACGATCCCCTTCGACCCCGAAAAGCCTTTCATCACCTCCGGCGTCCGTCTCGGCACGCCGGCCCTGACCACCCGGGGCATGAAAGCCAAGGAGATGGAAAAGATCGCCGGCTGGATCAACGCCGCCATCGAGGGGCGTTCGGACGACAAGGCCTTGGCCAAAATCCGGCGGGAGGTGGAAACGCTCTGCAAAAAGTTTCCCCTCTATCGCCACCGTTTGAAACGGGGGTAA
- a CDS encoding undecaprenyl/decaprenyl-phosphate alpha-N-acetylglucosaminyl 1-phosphate transferase gives MDVPDERKVHRQPIPRWGGGAIAAGVFAALGALALLVPRFRALLAYQHRLVKDGQVVGTLGLGSQLSGILLGASFCVILGMWDDRRSLPPVVKLLAQIIAAYVAMMYGVRMAGLALPGLGFVEFPLFLSQIVTLLWLLGFMNAINLADGLDGLAAGLAAIAAVTFMFVALLQGETRIVLYAKQLKLAAVLAAAVGGACLGFLIFNFHPARIFMGDGGALFLGFMLGSISVVGTLKTSAVLAFLIPVIVVALPVTDVAFAVVRRYRRGNGVMAADRGHFHHRLLDLGWTQREVVLLVYVLTLILSMAALLLTFFRGRV, from the coding sequence ATGGACGTTCCCGACGAGCGAAAAGTCCACCGGCAACCCATCCCCCGCTGGGGCGGGGGCGCCATCGCCGCGGGGGTCTTCGCCGCCCTCGGCGCCTTGGCCCTGCTGGTTCCCCGGTTTCGCGCGCTATTGGCCTACCAACACCGCCTGGTCAAAGACGGGCAGGTCGTGGGCACCCTGGGCCTCGGATCGCAACTTTCGGGCATCCTTTTGGGCGCGTCCTTCTGCGTGATCCTCGGCATGTGGGACGACCGCCGTTCCCTCCCCCCCGTGGTCAAACTGCTCGCCCAAATCATCGCCGCCTACGTGGCCATGATGTACGGCGTTCGCATGGCCGGTCTGGCCCTGCCCGGCCTGGGTTTCGTCGAGTTCCCTTTGTTCCTTTCCCAAATCGTCACGTTGCTTTGGCTGTTGGGTTTTATGAACGCCATCAACCTGGCGGACGGGTTGGACGGATTGGCGGCGGGACTGGCGGCCATCGCCGCCGTGACGTTTATGTTTGTGGCGTTGCTTCAAGGGGAAACCCGGATCGTCCTTTACGCCAAGCAACTCAAATTGGCGGCGGTCCTGGCGGCGGCCGTGGGCGGGGCCTGCCTGGGCTTTTTGATTTTTAATTTTCACCCCGCGCGCATTTTCATGGGGGACGGCGGCGCTCTCTTTTTGGGCTTCATGCTCGGGTCCATCAGCGTGGTGGGCACCTTAAAAACCAGCGCCGTGCTCGCCTTCCTGATCCCGGTGATCGTGGTCGCCCTGCCGGTGACCGACGTGGCCTTCGCCGTGGTGCGCCGCTATCGTCGGGGAAACGGCGTCATGGCCGCGGATCGGGGGCACTTCCACCACCGACTGCTGGACCTCGGCTGGACCCAGCGGGAGGTCGTCCTGTTGGTTTACGTGCTCACGTTGATCTTGTCCATGGCGGCGCTCCTGTTGACGTTTTTTCGGGGGCGCGTGTGA
- the wecB gene encoding UDP-N-acetylglucosamine 2-epimerase (non-hydrolyzing): MAPVILALRKRRAEFTVRVAVTAQHRELLDPVLKLFGIRPDHDLGIMRPRQSLTDVSVRALSRLEPVIRSEKPDLVLVHGDTTTTLMGALAAFYQRVPVGHVEAGLRSGDDANPFPEEANRRLTDGLSVLHFAPTVDARRNLLREGRPASGVVVTGNTAVDALDLGLARLGSQTPALPPGVARIARGPFVLATVHRRENFGRPLEEICEALGRVARARPDRGFVLPVHPNPNVGAVVRKILGSRPNVALTAPLEYGPMIYLLKKSLFVVTDSGGIQEEAPSLGKPVLVVRRATERPEAVRAGVARVIGTDGASVQRWVERLLDDGPLYRRMARRVHPFGDGRAAERIRRGLVRFFRSQR; encoded by the coding sequence ATGGCCCCGGTGATTTTGGCCCTTCGGAAGCGTCGGGCGGAATTCACCGTGCGCGTCGCCGTGACCGCCCAACACCGGGAGCTGCTGGATCCCGTGTTAAAGCTCTTTGGAATTCGCCCCGACCACGATTTGGGAATCATGCGCCCGCGGCAATCGCTGACGGACGTTTCCGTGCGCGCCCTGTCCCGCCTGGAGCCCGTAATTCGCTCCGAAAAACCGGATCTGGTGTTGGTCCACGGCGACACGACGACCACCCTGATGGGCGCCTTGGCGGCGTTCTATCAGCGGGTCCCCGTGGGCCACGTGGAAGCGGGCCTACGCTCCGGCGACGACGCCAACCCCTTCCCGGAGGAAGCGAATAGACGGTTGACCGACGGCCTGAGCGTCCTCCATTTCGCCCCCACCGTTGATGCCCGGCGGAATTTGTTGCGGGAGGGGCGCCCGGCCTCCGGCGTGGTCGTCACGGGGAACACGGCGGTCGACGCCCTGGATTTGGGATTGGCCCGTCTGGGATCTCAAACGCCGGCCCTGCCGCCCGGGGTGGCCCGGATCGCCCGGGGTCCTTTTGTTTTGGCGACCGTGCACCGGCGGGAGAATTTCGGACGGCCCCTGGAGGAAATATGCGAAGCCCTGGGGCGCGTGGCCCGGGCCCGGCCGGACCGGGGGTTCGTGCTCCCCGTCCATCCCAACCCCAACGTGGGCGCCGTGGTGCGAAAAATCCTTGGGTCCCGGCCCAACGTGGCGTTGACGGCGCCCTTGGAATACGGCCCGATGATTTACCTGCTAAAAAAATCCCTTTTCGTCGTGACGGATTCCGGGGGGATTCAAGAGGAAGCGCCGAGCCTGGGCAAGCCCGTGTTGGTGGTGCGCCGGGCAACGGAGCGGCCCGAGGCCGTCCGCGCCGGGGTCGCCCGGGTGATCGGCACCGACGGCGCGTCGGTGCAGAGATGGGTGGAACGGCTATTGGACGACGGGCCGCTCTATCGACGCATGGCCCGACGGGTACACCCTTTCGGGGACGGCCGGGCCGCGGAGCGCATCCGTCGCGGGCTCGTCCGGTTTTTCCGGTCGCAGCGCTAG
- a CDS encoding DUF4340 domain-containing protein: MTAQARWMTGLLAATVVLVLVYFAPERGPVRSIAPTPPVPADPHRITVIYMDDEVWLEREKGGWWIVRPHRWRADEERVEKLLDTFRRFSLWNKITDKTDTDALYELSDRRVTVRVFGNNDQETLEWSFGKNSDVKNRLFARCSARSGVYAVDGLSRASLGYTWGHWMDARLFPFGADDPVIEAAGKGPRGAFHLRKDSAGWTLDGRRADSAAVETWTRALAEVRFLQWESPTPPASGHGPALHLRSARGRHWSVEMDTSPESNGNFTLRHSDLPGHLLLTGPNANVLFPTPAALQKHRGTWKPAD, encoded by the coding sequence ATGACCGCCCAGGCCCGATGGATGACGGGATTGTTGGCCGCCACGGTGGTTTTGGTCCTCGTTTACTTCGCCCCGGAACGCGGACCGGTTCGCTCCATCGCCCCCACTCCCCCCGTCCCGGCCGATCCCCATCGAATCACGGTGATTTACATGGACGACGAAGTTTGGCTGGAACGTGAAAAAGGGGGCTGGTGGATTGTTCGTCCCCACCGGTGGCGCGCCGACGAGGAACGCGTTGAAAAGCTTTTGGACACCTTCCGCCGGTTCTCCCTTTGGAACAAAATTACCGACAAAACCGACACCGACGCGCTCTACGAATTGAGCGATCGTCGCGTGACCGTCCGGGTCTTTGGAAACAACGATCAAGAGACGCTTGAGTGGTCTTTTGGGAAAAACTCGGACGTGAAGAACCGGCTCTTCGCGCGTTGCAGCGCGCGGTCGGGAGTGTACGCGGTGGACGGTTTATCGCGGGCGAGCTTGGGGTATACCTGGGGCCATTGGATGGATGCGCGGTTGTTCCCCTTCGGAGCGGACGACCCCGTCATCGAGGCGGCGGGAAAGGGGCCCCGCGGGGCTTTTCACCTCCGAAAGGATTCGGCGGGATGGACCCTCGATGGTCGCCGGGCCGACTCCGCCGCGGTGGAAACCTGGACGCGGGCCCTGGCCGAAGTTCGATTCTTGCAATGGGAAAGTCCAACGCCGCCCGCGTCGGGGCACGGGCCCGCCCTCCACCTCCGCTCGGCCCGAGGCCGACATTGGTCGGTCGAGATGGACACTTCACCGGAGAGCAACGGGAATTTTACCCTCCGCCACTCGGATTTGCCGGGGCATCTCCTTCTGACCGGTCCAAACGCCAACGTCCTTTTCCCCACCCCCGCGGCGCTCCAAAAACACCGGGGAACCTGGAAGCCCGCCGACTAG
- a CDS encoding GldG family protein gives MALTPALPHRRARRVALAGGRGLVVALFLLFLNLAAGRFSFRWDGTGDRRYSLAPATRRLLEGLDDPVRVTFYLTPDLPQPHAARGRFVSDFLEEWRVAGRGRLILEVVHPDGSDAVNRDLRAANLVPTGFTEIADDRYRVREGYMAIVLRYRDRTEILPYVKDSLGLEFDLAARLRSLVSPRRKTLLLIGGHDELTAEALKAGPGAGLFSEFTVESAPLSTETGVSPDALLLLGPKRTLEAREIDVLDLFLSSGVPVLVAFNHRSINPKGFRSFPIDTGLGALLAHYGVRSDPAFVMDLQCQTLGFQNAQGAFRAHYWPFVSVTLWNPDHPATRNLDEAVFPFCHPLRPTGDALKTSRWTTLARSSFDSWTFDGNVTLDPVALPLLPNARTSGPFPLAALVEGSTTSFSPPARRVPRFSLAVLGTAFLADPRAPHPAGNELFLVQLLQWVTRDTDLGDLPRKGAAQRPLRPVGRVARGITKGIGYFLAPTAFLFVIAFYRWRRDRWRAFWRAEMSRV, from the coding sequence ATGGCGTTGACCCCGGCGCTTCCGCACCGACGCGCCCGGCGCGTTGCCCTGGCCGGTGGGCGCGGCCTGGTCGTCGCGCTGTTCCTCCTGTTTCTCAATCTGGCGGCGGGACGTTTTTCCTTTCGTTGGGACGGGACCGGCGACCGGCGCTACTCCTTGGCCCCGGCCACCCGACGCCTCTTGGAAGGGTTGGACGATCCGGTCCGCGTCACCTTCTACCTCACCCCGGACCTCCCCCAACCCCACGCGGCCCGGGGGCGGTTTGTGTCGGATTTTCTTGAGGAATGGCGCGTCGCCGGGCGCGGGCGACTGATCCTAGAGGTCGTGCATCCCGACGGGTCGGACGCGGTGAACCGGGACCTCCGGGCGGCAAACCTGGTGCCGACCGGATTCACCGAAATTGCCGACGACCGCTACCGCGTCCGCGAAGGGTACATGGCGATCGTCCTGCGCTATCGGGACCGGACGGAAATCCTCCCTTACGTGAAGGACTCCCTCGGCTTGGAATTCGATTTGGCGGCGCGCCTTCGGTCCCTGGTTTCTCCCCGCCGCAAAACCCTGCTTCTGATTGGCGGACACGACGAGTTGACCGCGGAGGCCCTGAAAGCCGGTCCCGGCGCCGGCCTGTTCTCCGAATTCACCGTGGAATCGGCGCCTCTGAGCACGGAAACGGGCGTTTCGCCGGACGCCCTGCTTCTTCTCGGCCCCAAGCGAACCCTCGAAGCCCGGGAGATCGACGTCTTGGATTTATTTCTTTCAAGCGGAGTGCCGGTCCTTGTGGCCTTCAACCATCGGTCCATCAACCCCAAGGGCTTCCGGTCGTTCCCCATCGACACCGGGCTGGGGGCGCTCTTGGCCCATTACGGCGTCCGGTCCGATCCGGCCTTCGTCATGGATCTTCAATGCCAAACGTTGGGGTTTCAAAACGCCCAGGGGGCCTTTCGCGCCCATTATTGGCCCTTCGTTTCGGTGACGCTGTGGAACCCCGATCACCCCGCGACCCGGAACCTCGACGAAGCCGTGTTTCCCTTCTGCCATCCCCTTCGGCCGACGGGCGACGCTCTTAAAACCTCCCGCTGGACGACGTTGGCGCGTTCGTCCTTTGACAGTTGGACCTTTGACGGGAACGTCACGCTGGACCCGGTGGCTCTGCCCTTATTGCCTAACGCTCGAACGTCCGGACCGTTCCCCCTGGCCGCCTTGGTCGAGGGGTCCACGACCTCTTTCTCCCCGCCGGCGCGGAGGGTCCCCCGCTTCTCCCTCGCCGTTTTGGGAACGGCTTTCTTGGCGGACCCCCGCGCCCCGCATCCCGCCGGCAACGAGCTTTTTCTTGTCCAACTTCTGCAATGGGTCACCCGGGACACCGATTTGGGCGATCTCCCCCGAAAGGGGGCCGCGCAGCGCCCGCTGCGCCCGGTGGGTCGGGTCGCCCGTGGGATCACGAAGGGGATTGGTTATTTTTTAGCGCCAACGGCGTTTCTCTTCGTTATCGCCTTTTACCGGTGGCGCCGGGACCGGTGGCGGGCGTTCTGGCGCGCGGAGATGAGTCGTGTTTAA
- a CDS encoding ABC transporter permease subunit produces MRLDRVARLARKEWAEQANGTLWFLTQGLLLFLLGWAQTSSLFLNGQADLFEYFDVLPFLFAVFMPAFTMRLFAEEYRLGTFDLLAAQPVSDAELVAGKFVAALGGLGATLLGGHALIVPLLYLGRPDVRALEVAFLGAALLGAFFLALGLWASTMTRSQAVALLAGFLLCFTFLGLGPAGRYLAGPVGGGLAFLGVDGHFDSFRRGVIDARDVLYFLSGTAAGLVGAYAGVAGRRWR; encoded by the coding sequence ATGCGCCTTGACCGCGTCGCCCGGTTGGCCCGGAAGGAATGGGCGGAACAGGCCAACGGAACGTTGTGGTTCCTGACCCAAGGCCTGCTGTTGTTTCTCCTGGGCTGGGCCCAGACCTCTTCCCTATTCCTGAACGGCCAGGCCGATCTGTTCGAGTACTTCGACGTCCTCCCATTTTTGTTCGCCGTTTTCATGCCCGCCTTCACCATGCGCCTGTTCGCCGAAGAGTACCGCCTGGGGACCTTCGATCTTCTGGCCGCGCAACCCGTCAGCGACGCCGAATTGGTTGCCGGGAAATTCGTGGCGGCCCTGGGCGGCTTGGGGGCGACCCTCCTGGGAGGCCACGCGCTCATCGTCCCGTTGCTGTACCTGGGTCGCCCGGACGTGCGGGCCCTCGAAGTCGCTTTTTTGGGCGCCGCCTTGTTGGGGGCCTTTTTTTTGGCGCTGGGACTGTGGGCCTCGACCATGACCCGCAGCCAAGCCGTCGCGCTTTTGGCGGGTTTTCTCTTGTGTTTCACGTTCCTGGGGTTGGGGCCCGCCGGACGATATCTCGCCGGGCCGGTCGGCGGGGGGCTCGCTTTTCTGGGCGTTGACGGGCATTTCGATTCCTTTCGCCGCGGCGTGATCGACGCTCGCGACGTCCTTTACTTCTTGTCCGGAACGGCGGCGGGTTTGGTCGGCGCGTACGCAGGCGTGGCCGGTCGCCGATGGCGTTGA
- a CDS encoding ABC transporter ATP-binding protein gives MNSTSAIVLEGFGRDFCGIPAVSDLSFEVRAGEIVGLLGPNGAGKTTTLRVLAGVLAPSRGRVRIGDGDALEPSSDRRARVGYLAEGNPLYESLDVWQHFSFLAELRGLSDAQTRDRFRLLSAECGLSPVVDRPVHELSKGFRQRLGLALALADDPPVLLLDEPGTALDPHQRKEIWELIGRIRRDKAVLFSTHILPEAESLCDRLVVLDRGRLVTQGTPADVVAAFSAPPAVLTIRLRGPREAAATLAALEGVTGVETLPDAGDGEWRLRIHFNEDPREAVARTAVARGWVLRDVQLERPALDDVFRRLAPPHAP, from the coding sequence GTGAATTCGACCTCCGCCATTGTCCTCGAAGGGTTTGGCCGCGATTTTTGCGGGATTCCCGCCGTTTCCGATTTATCTTTTGAAGTCCGCGCCGGGGAAATCGTCGGCCTCCTGGGCCCCAACGGGGCCGGAAAGACCACGACCCTCCGCGTCTTGGCGGGGGTGTTGGCCCCCTCCCGGGGACGCGTGCGAATCGGGGATGGGGACGCACTTGAACCGTCCTCCGATCGTCGCGCGCGGGTTGGCTACCTGGCCGAAGGCAATCCCCTTTACGAATCCCTGGATGTTTGGCAACACTTTTCCTTCCTCGCCGAATTGAGGGGCCTCTCCGACGCCCAAACCCGGGACCGGTTTCGTCTCTTGTCCGCCGAATGCGGCCTCTCCCCGGTGGTCGATCGGCCCGTTCATGAGCTGTCGAAGGGGTTCCGGCAACGCCTGGGCCTCGCCCTGGCCCTGGCGGACGACCCGCCGGTGTTGTTGTTGGACGAGCCGGGCACGGCCCTGGATCCCCATCAGCGCAAGGAGATTTGGGAATTGATCGGTCGGATCCGACGGGACAAGGCCGTTCTTTTCTCGACCCACATTTTGCCGGAGGCGGAGTCCCTGTGCGACCGCCTGGTGGTTTTGGACCGGGGACGCCTGGTGACCCAGGGAACGCCCGCCGACGTCGTCGCCGCTTTTTCGGCCCCCCCCGCCGTGCTGACCATCCGGCTCCGGGGCCCCCGGGAGGCGGCGGCGACCCTGGCCGCCCTGGAGGGGGTGACCGGGGTTGAAACGCTGCCCGACGCGGGCGATGGCGAGTGGCGTCTGCGGATCCATTTCAACGAGGATCCCCGGGAGGCCGTGGCCCGAACGGCGGTGGCCCGTGGATGGGTCCTGCGCGATGTCCAATTGGAGCGGCCCGCGCTTGATGACGTTTTTCGCCGGTTGGCCCCCCCCCATGCGCCTTGA